The Enterococcus sp. 7F3_DIV0205 genome has a window encoding:
- a CDS encoding WxL domain-containing protein, translating to MKKNIKMIIIFLTLSLGGVCLGASAAFANGTTGNKSEGEIYYTENTEVTPLLDSSHPGESIKIISSIPVQPGTPGPLSVDFAPHVVFGEHDGSQKNDIYYAKLTRIKRLADGSEEEVPNFLQLTDNRGKKSGWRLTVKQNGQLRNGAHLLKGAEITLKNIRLFSPNDGAKPIVTESVRLEPEGGEATEVSKSTETSGKGTWIIMFGKDKEESKTSIQVSVPGTIEKKKGNYTTSLTWELIDTPI from the coding sequence ATGAAGAAAAATATCAAAATGATTATTATTTTTCTGACTCTATCGCTAGGCGGAGTTTGTTTAGGGGCGAGTGCAGCTTTTGCAAATGGAACAACAGGGAATAAATCCGAAGGGGAGATTTATTATACTGAAAATACAGAAGTTACACCGCTGCTTGATTCGTCTCATCCTGGTGAATCAATAAAGATCATTTCATCAATTCCTGTCCAACCAGGGACACCAGGACCCTTGAGTGTCGATTTTGCTCCTCATGTTGTTTTTGGAGAACATGACGGATCACAGAAAAATGATATTTACTATGCAAAGTTAACAAGAATAAAGAGATTAGCAGATGGTTCGGAAGAAGAAGTACCTAATTTCCTTCAACTAACAGATAATCGAGGGAAAAAATCTGGATGGCGACTAACGGTCAAACAAAATGGTCAACTTAGGAATGGCGCACATTTATTAAAAGGTGCTGAAATAACGCTAAAAAACATTCGATTGTTCTCCCCGAATGACGGGGCTAAACCAATTGTTACCGAAAGCGTACGGTTGGAGCCTGAGGGTGGGGAAGCGACAGAAGTATCTAAATCGACAGAAACGTCCGGTAAAGGAACTTGGATCATTATGTTTGGAAAAGATAAAGAGGAAAGTAAAACCAGCATACAAGTAAGTGTTCCAGGGACAATCGAAAAGAAAAAAGGTAACTATACAACTTCCTTAACTTGGGAGTTGATTGATACACCAATTTAA
- a CDS encoding WxL domain-containing protein, whose amino-acid sequence MILKKSLTVTTTGIVTFASFLLGTPAAFAETTNESEVKPPITIKDPAKSEAEITFEQNETDTTPPIGPGGEEMETPGEGDTGMVGPLTIDYITKVNFGLVKVSGNNETYFAKLAKINLKGISEPKEVPNYVQITDSRGSNAGWQLQLKQDAQFEAKDKDNSISTLVGASLSFDNPTLKSSQKGSEFAPLGIKQTLTPGEGAVTVVNAPAGKGMGTWHYTLGDTDEQAAKSISLYVPGDTAKLKNAAYKTVLTWTLVDGPDQSNVNLNEVP is encoded by the coding sequence ATGATATTGAAAAAAAGTTTAACAGTAACTACCACAGGAATAGTAACATTTGCGAGTTTTTTACTAGGAACACCAGCGGCATTTGCTGAAACGACAAATGAAAGTGAAGTAAAACCGCCAATTACAATTAAAGATCCTGCAAAATCTGAAGCAGAAATTACATTTGAGCAAAATGAAACGGATACTACGCCTCCGATTGGTCCTGGTGGAGAAGAAATGGAAACACCGGGTGAAGGCGATACTGGGATGGTTGGTCCATTAACGATTGACTATATTACAAAAGTAAATTTTGGCCTAGTTAAGGTTTCTGGTAATAATGAAACCTATTTTGCAAAATTAGCAAAAATCAACTTAAAAGGCATTTCGGAACCAAAAGAGGTTCCTAACTATGTTCAAATTACCGATAGTCGTGGATCAAACGCTGGTTGGCAGTTGCAACTTAAACAAGACGCACAATTCGAAGCGAAAGACAAAGACAATAGTATTTCTACACTGGTAGGTGCTTCGTTGAGCTTTGACAATCCAACCTTGAAGTCTTCTCAAAAAGGGTCGGAGTTCGCTCCATTAGGAATTAAACAAACACTTACACCAGGTGAAGGTGCTGTGACAGTGGTTAATGCTCCAGCTGGTAAAGGTATGGGAACTTGGCACTATACATTGGGAGATACTGATGAGCAAGCAGCGAAAAGTATTTCGTTATATGTTCCTGGGGATACTGCAAAATTAAAGAATGCAGCGTATAAAACTGTATTAACTTGGACATTAGTTGATGGTCCAGATCAATCAAACGTTAATTTGAATGAAGTACCTTAA